One Clavelina lepadiformis chromosome 1, kaClaLepa1.1, whole genome shotgun sequence genomic region harbors:
- the LOC143454145 gene encoding uncharacterized protein LOC143454145: MRIGMIVTLRTETEEELQELIEQVKDVKEIATRVEHADVVATVRIFMKLFMKRKVAMTYSLTGLGHGRKKVKKSFVESKLYQLLLSIFQHTVHKHTGSASIARAVSQALAGSRDWEGGRNERRNKSSDSGESTEPVSSESSPEDTTRLDTA, encoded by the exons ATGCGTATCGGCATGATAGTCACATTGAGAA CAGAAACTGAAGAAGAACTTCAGGAATTAATTGAGCAAGTAAAG GATGTCAAGGAAATTGCCACGCGAGTGGAACATGCTGACGTGGTGGCAACGGTAAGGATTTTTATGAAGCTGTTCATGAAACGGAAAGTGGCAATGACTTACTCTCTGACAGGATTAGGTCATGGGAGGAAGAAAGTGAAAAAGTCATTTGTAGAGAGCAAGTTATATCAACTTCTTCTCA GTATTTTTCAGCACACTGTACATAAACACACTGGCTCAGCTTCTATTGCAAGAGCCGTTTCTCAAGCTTTGGCCGGCAGTAGAGACTGGGAAGGGGGAAGAAATGAAAGACGCAATAAATCCAGTGATTCTGGTGAAAGCACTGAACCTGTGTCTTCAGAGTCTTCCCCAGAAGATACCACTCGGTTGGACACAGCCTGA